In a genomic window of Glycine max cultivar Williams 82 chromosome 13, Glycine_max_v4.0, whole genome shotgun sequence:
- the LOC100803142 gene encoding uncharacterized protein, producing the protein MESILGRALEYTLKYWLKSFSREQFKLQGRTVHLSNLDIDGDALHSSVGLPPALNVATAKVGKLEITLPSVSNVQTEPIVVHIDRLDLVLEESSDSDESLSSNCSTPSAASVKGSGYGFADKIADGMTIQIQTVNLLLETRGGSRRQVGATWAPPMASITIRNLLLYTTNENWQVVNLKEAREFSSNKYIYVFKKLEWQSLSIDLLPHPDMFTEAALGHSQEGSNFRDDDGAKRVFFGGERFIEGVSGEAYITIQRTELNSPLGLEVQLHINEAVCPALSEPGLRALLRFMTGVYVCLNRGDVDSKIQQRSTEAAGRSLVSIVIDHIFLCIKDTEFQLELLMQSLCFSRASLSEGDNDNNLTRITIGGLFLRDTFCSPPCILVQPSMQAVTKDAFHVPEFARSFCPPIYPLQEQEWQLIEGTPLICLHALKIMPSPLPPSFASETVIDCQPLVIHLQEESCLRISSLLADGIVVNPGDILSDFSVKSFIFNLKGLDLTVPFDKTKLDISKSDMDNTVQTSFAGARLHIESLCFLNSPSLKLRILNLEKDPACFSLWEGQPIDASQEKWTARASQLTLSLEACTDRTGCQNSLEQTSGLWRCVDLKDACIEVAMVTADGSPLLQVPPPGGIVRVGVACEQYLSNTSVEQLFFVLDLYGYFGRVSEKIAKAGKRKQLEDIRDTSFSGKLMDKVPSDASVSLSVKNLQLRFLESSSVNIEGMPLVQFVGDDLFTSATHRTLGGAIIVSSILRWESVVIGCVDDEGHLPCENGSFLSSKENALLLSDNGYPQLRTVFWVHKNEKHLLNGNAHSVPFLDISMEHVIPLYEQDLESHSLNVSASVSGVRLAGGMNYAEALLHRFGILGPDGAPGIGLCKGLENLQKGPLSKLFKATPLIVDNSEDVGSGREGKETGFPQLKKPGDVDVTVELRDWLFALEDAQETAERWWFSSHVDEDREERSWHASFHGLRVNAKSSPTNIPDGKGQLQRIKQHPVELITVGIQGLQILKPHLQKDIPSSTPIANGGKGFTNTVGGIGVEVRLILGGENVDDEMVNWEVENLKFSVKQPIEAVVTKDEVQHLTFLCKSEIDSIGRITAGIIRLLKLEGSVGQSVIDQLGHLGSEGIDKIFSSEKYSRDGSVGSRGLSPLPNLTINEESHKTSEQTLTLLEEALVDSQAKLNDLISDIGTSESSSSQHLTVIRLSQKIETMHDLLMQLRNQI; encoded by the exons ATGGAATCAATACTGGGTCGGGCTCTGGAGTACACTCTCAAGTACTGGCTCAAATCCTTCTCCCGCGAACAGTTCAAGCTCCAAGGCCGCACCGTTCACCTCTCCAATTTAG ATATCGACGGCGACGCCTTGCATTCCAGCGTCGGATTGCCGCCGGCGCTCAACGTCGCCACCGCCAAAGTCGGCAAACTAGAGATTACA cttCCGTCGGTGAGCAATGTGCAAACGGAGCCTATCGTGGTGCATATTGATAGACTCGATCTGGTTCTCGAGGAGAGTTCTGATTCTGATGAATCTCTTAGTTCGAACTG TTCCACGCCGTCGGCTGCCTCCGTCAAGGGAAGTGGTTATGGTTTCGCTGATAAG ATTGCAGATGGCATGACTATACAAATTCAAACAGTTAATCTATTACTTGAAACTCGTGGTGGTTCTCGTCGCCAAGTGGGAGCAACATG GGCTCCACCTATGGCATCTATCACCATACGCAATCTTTTGTTGTATACCACAAATGAAAACTGGCAG GTTGTAAATCTTAAGGAAGCACGGGAATTCTCCAGTAACAAGTACATATACGTCTTCAAA AAGCTGGAATGGCAATCTTTGTCTATTGATCTTTTACCTCATCCCGACATGTTCACAGAGGCTGCATTAGGCCACTCTCAAGAGGGATCAAACTTTAGGGATGATGATGGCGCAAAGCGTGTATTCTTTGGAGGAGAGCGTTTTATAGAAGGAGTATCAGGAGAAGCATAT ATCACAATTCAGAGAACTGAGTTGAATAGTCCACTTGGGCTTGAGGTTCAATTGCACATCAATGAAGCTGTTTGCCCTGCATTAAGCGAACCAG GATTACGTGCACTTCTCCGCTTTATGACGGGAGTATATGTATGTCTAAACAGGGGTGATGTTGATTCCAAGATTCAGCAG CGATCCACTGAAGCAGCTGGGCGTTCTCTTGTCTCAATTGTCATAGATCATATATTTCTTTGTATTAAAGATACTG AATTCCAGCTTGAGCTTTTGATGCAGTCCCTCTGCTTTTCTCGG GCCAGTCTTTCTGAAGGAGATAATGATAATAACTTGACCAGAATTACAATTGGTGGCTTATTTTTAAG GGACACCTTTTGTAGCCCTCCATGTATCTTAGTGCAACCTTCAATGCAAGCTGTCACAAAAGATGCTTTCCATGTGCCAGAATTTG CCAGAAGCTTTTGCCCTCCAATATATCCTTTACAAGAACAGGAGTGGCAATTGATCGAGGGAACCCCTCTAATATGCCTCCATGCTCTTAAGATCATGCCTTCTCCACTTCCACCATCCTTTGCTTCTGAAACTGTTATTGACTGTCAGCCTCTTGTG ATTCATCTCCAGGAAGAATCATGCCTGAGGATATCCTCTTTATTAGCTGATGGAATTGTTGTCAATCCTGGTGACATTTTATCAGATTTCTCAgtgaaatcttttattttcaatctcaAAGGACTGGATCTTACAGTTCCTTTTGACAAGACCAAATTGGATATTTCCAAAAGTGACATGGACAATACAGTCCAGACCTCCTTTGCTGGAGCAAGGCTTCATATTGAAAgcctttgttttttaaattcacCCTCACTGAAACTAAGAATTCTGAACCTGGAGAAGGATCCTGCTTGCTTCAGTCTTTGGGAAGGTCAACCAATTGATGCTAGCCAGGAGAAATGGACTGCTAGAGCATCCCAGCTTACTTTGTCTCTGGAAGCATGTACTGACAGAACTGGATGTCAAAATTCCCTTGAACAGACATCAGGATTGTGGAGATGTGTTGATCTGAAAGATGCTTGCATTGAAGTAGCTATGGTAACTGCTGATGGCAGTCCATTGTTACAAGTTCCCCCTCCTGGGGGTATTGTCAGGGTTGGAGTTGCTTGTGAACAGTATCTGTCCAACACTTCTGTTGAACAATTGTTTTTCGTCCTGGATCTATACGgttattttgggagagttaGTGAAAAGATAGCAAAGGCCGGAAAAAGGAAACAATTGGAGGACATTAGGGATACATCTTTTAGTGGAAAGCTGATGGACAAGGTTCCTAGTGATGCTTCTGTGAGTttatcagtgaaaaacctccAACTTCGATTTCTGGAGTCATCTTCTGTGAATATTGAGGGGATGCCTTTAGTGCAATTTGTTGGAGATGATCTGTTTACTAGTGCCACTCATAGAACCCTTGGTGGGGCCATTATTGTTTCATCCATTTTACGTTGGGAGAGTGTTGTGATAGGTTGTGTAGATGATGAGGGGCACTTGCCGTGTGAAAATGGCTCGTTCTTGAGTTCTAAGGAAAATGCTCTCTTATTGAGTGATAATGGATATCCTCAACTAAGAACTGTTTTCTGGGTGCATAAGAACGAGAAACATCTATTGAATGGAAATGCTCATTCAGTCCCTTTTCTGGACATAAGCATGGAGCATGTCATACCATTATATGAACAAGATTTGGAGTCTCATAGTTTGAATGTCTCAGCTTCTGTATCTGGTGTTCGTCTTGCTGGAGGAATGAACTATGCTGAAGCCCTCCTGCATAGATTTGGAATACTTGGACCTGATGGAGCTCCTGGGATTGGTCTCTGTAAAGGGTTGGAAAACTTACAAAAAGGACCATTGTCAAAACTTTTTAAGGCAACTCCTCTCATTGTTGATAATTCAGAAGATG TTGGAAGTGGAAGAGAAGGGAAAGAAACTGGTTTTCCTCAACTGAAAAAGCCTGGTGATGTGGATGTAACTGTAGAATTGAGAGACTGGTTATTTGCCCTTGAAGATGCACAAGAGACAGCTGAAAGATGGTGGTTCTCAAGCCATGTAGATGAAGACAGAGAAGAGAGGAGTTGGCATGCATCTTTCCATGGTTTAAGAGTAAATGCAAAAAGTAGCCCAACGAATATTCCAGATGGAAAAGGGCAATTGCAAAGAATAAAACAACATCCAGTAGAATTGATTACT GTTGGAATTCAAGGTCTGCAAATCTTGAAGCCTCATTTGCAAAAAGACATTCCTTCATCAACACCTATTGCAAATGGGGGTAAAGGATTCACCAACACAGTTGGAGGAATTGGTGTTGAAGTTCGCTTGATATTGGGTGGGGAGAATGTTGATGATGAAATGGTCAATTGGGAAGTGGAAAACCTAAAATTCTCTGTTAAACAACCG ATTGAGGCGGTTGTAACCAAGGATGAGGTTCAGCACCTCACTTTTCTGTGCAAATCTGAAATTGACTCAATTGGCCGGATAACTGCTGGAATTATAAGGTTGCTGAAGTTAGAAGGTTCTGTTGGTCAGTCTGTAATAGACCAACTCGGGCACCTAG GAAGTGAAGGCATTGATAAGATTTTCTCTTCTGAAAAGTACAGTAGAGACGGAAGTGTTGGTAGTAGAGGACTTTCTCCATTGCCGAATCTCACCATAAATGAGGAATCACACAAAACTTCAGAGCAAACATTGACTTTGCTTGAGGAAGCACTTGTGGATTCACAGGCTAAACTTAATGATTTAATCAGTGATATTGGTACTTCCGAGTCTTCTTCCTCTCAACACCTTACCGTCATCCGACTTAGTCAAAAGATAGAGACTATGCACGACCTGTTGATGCAATTACGGAATCAAATCTGA
- the LOC100785120 gene encoding polycomb group protein FIE1 translates to MVTRVEKGGKSFGLGCDPVVGSLIPAKKKDYKVTNRLQEGKRPLYAIVFNTIDFRYRDIFATVGGNKVTVYQCLDEGDIAVLQSYADEDKNESFYTVGWACNVDGTPLVVAGGLNGVIRVIDAGSEKIHKSFVGHGDSINEVKAQILNPSLVVSASKDESIRLWNAHTGICILIFAGGGGHRNEVLSVDFHPSDMYRICSCGMDSTVKIWSMKEFWTYVEKSSTWTDLPSKFPTKFVQFPVYTASVHINYVDCNRWLGDFILSKSVDNEIILWEPKVNEQTPGKGVVDVLHKYPIPDCNIWFIKFSCDFHFNIVTVGNREGKIFVWELQSSPPVLAAKLSHPQSKSPIRQTATSFDGSTILSCCEDGTIWRWDVSKPSTSTSTAA, encoded by the exons GTTGTGGGATCATTGATTCCTGCAAAAAAGAAGGATTACAAAGTCACCAATCGCCTCCAAGAGGGGAAACGCCCTTTGTACGCCATCGTTTTCAATACCATCGACTTTCGTTATCGCGACATTTTCGCTACAGTTGGGGGCAACAAG GTTACTGTTTATCAATGCCTTGATGAAGGGGATATTGCTGTTTTGCAATCTTATGCGGATGAGGAT AAGAATGAGTCTTTTTACACCGTGGGTTGGGCATGCAATGTTGACGGGACCCCACTTGTTGTGGCTGGAGGACTCAATGGGGTAATCCGAGTCATTGATGCTGGCAGTGAGAAGATACATAAG AGTTTTGTTGGCCATGGAGACTCCATAAATGAAGTCAAAGCTCAAATATTAAATCCATCACTCGTGGTATCGGCAAGCAAA GATGAATCTATTCGGTTATGGAATGCTCATACTGGAATATGCATTTTGATATTTGCTGGAGGCGGGGGACATCGTAATGAAGTCTTAAGTGTT GATTTTCATCCATCGGATATGTATCGTATTTGTAGTTGTGGCATGGATAGTACTGTAAAAATATGGTCTATGAAGG AGTTCTGGACATATGTAGAAAAATCATCCACATGGACAGATCTTCCTtccaagtttccaacaaaaTTTGTCCAGTTTCCT GTTTACACTGCTTCAGTGCATATAAATTATGTTGACTGTAATAGGTGGTTGGGtgattttatcctctcaaag AGTGTTGATAATGAAATTATCTTGTGGGAACCTAAAGTGAACGAACAAACTCCAGGGAAG GGTGTAGTTGATGTTCTTCATAAATACCCTATTCCCGATTGCAATATCTGGTTCATCAAGTTTTCTTGTGACTTCCATTTCAACATAGTTACAGTGG GTAACAGGGAAGGGAAGATTTTTGTTTGGGAATTACAGTCAAGTCCTCCCGTACTTGCTGCAAA GTTGTCACATCCTCAATCAAAATCCCCAATCAGGCAGACTGCAACATCCTTTGATGGAAG TACTATATTGAGTTGCTGTGAGGATGGGACAATATGGCGTTGGGATGTTTCAAAACCCTCAACCTCAACCTCAACCGCAGCCTAA